The following coding sequences lie in one Allochromatium vinosum DSM 180 genomic window:
- a CDS encoding C39 family peptidase — MLLRCIVAKRLAPAAAIALILACDGAEADPVKSLLEIRRENVVIQEWDLSCGAAALTTLLHYQYNDPVSEKEVATALINRAEYIENPQLVQVREGFSLLDLKRYVDSRGYTGIGLGKMSLSDLERRAPILIPIHTRGYNHFVVFRGRLGNRVLLADPAWGNRTMTIEQFNRAWIDYPQIGQVGFVVDSHTENTHTPGTLKPRPSDFVTFN; from the coding sequence ATGCTGCTCCGCTGCATTGTCGCGAAACGCCTAGCTCCAGCCGCTGCCATCGCGCTTATCTTGGCCTGTGACGGCGCCGAAGCCGATCCAGTGAAATCCCTACTGGAAATACGCCGCGAGAACGTAGTGATTCAGGAATGGGATCTGAGCTGCGGAGCCGCTGCCCTGACCACTCTGCTGCATTATCAATACAATGATCCGGTCTCTGAAAAAGAGGTCGCTACGGCTCTCATCAACCGTGCCGAGTACATTGAAAACCCGCAATTAGTTCAGGTCCGCGAAGGTTTTTCATTACTGGATCTGAAGCGCTATGTCGATTCGCGCGGTTACACGGGTATTGGATTAGGCAAAATGAGTCTGAGTGACCTGGAGCGTCGAGCACCAATCCTGATCCCCATTCATACCAGAGGCTACAACCATTTTGTCGTGTTTCGCGGCCGTCTGGGAAACCGGGTTTTGCTGGCGGACCCGGCCTGGGGCAATCGAACCATGACGATCGAGCAGTTCAATCGCGCCTGGATCGATTATCCACAGATCGGTCAGGTTGGGTTCGTCGTGGATAGCCATACCGAAAACACCCATACCCCAGGCACACTCAAACCCAGACCAAGTGATTTCGTGACTTTCAATTAA
- a CDS encoding transporter, whose protein sequence is MEGKMRKYPRPLTVTSVIVLVMALGSPMAFGATSPDIDAEIESLRRATDELLHRVKELEKKRARQSLSNSEVQAAKTPAVPIGSSKSATVATKSTGPGTIAIDELAAERALERTLTAEGALLIGPKQFDVEPYFNYVRRESDQWVLAAESDLIGIRQGRTRRNEFDLGVRLRAGLPFSSQFELDLPYRWVDQSVVRPVGLTGINEASNQGSSVGDIKVGFATTLLRERGWRPDLIGRVTWDTDTGDQVDGIVPMGIGYNELRFGLTALKRQDPLAFTASLSYTTTFEKDNIKPGDELGLLLGVSLAASPETSLSLALVQSFKKELEINGDRIAGSDQVSSVLALGASSILGRRTLFSVSLGVGLTEDAPDYSLNLSLPMRF, encoded by the coding sequence ATGGAAGGCAAAATGCGGAAGTATCCACGCCCCCTGACGGTCACGTCAGTCATCGTTTTGGTTATGGCGCTTGGGAGCCCAATGGCTTTTGGAGCCACCTCTCCAGACATTGACGCCGAAATTGAATCACTGCGCCGCGCTACCGATGAACTGCTCCATCGCGTCAAGGAGCTGGAGAAAAAACGTGCCCGTCAGTCACTGTCAAACAGTGAGGTGCAGGCAGCAAAAACGCCCGCAGTGCCAATAGGCTCCTCCAAATCCGCCACCGTCGCAACAAAATCTACCGGTCCCGGCACGATAGCTATCGATGAGTTGGCAGCGGAGCGTGCACTCGAACGGACATTGACTGCTGAGGGTGCACTCCTGATTGGTCCTAAGCAGTTCGATGTGGAACCTTATTTTAATTATGTCAGGCGTGAATCGGATCAATGGGTATTAGCCGCTGAGAGCGACCTGATTGGCATACGACAAGGAAGAACGCGCCGCAACGAGTTCGATCTGGGGGTACGGCTACGCGCCGGTCTGCCTTTTTCATCTCAGTTTGAGCTGGATCTTCCCTATCGCTGGGTGGATCAGTCCGTGGTGCGGCCGGTCGGTCTGACAGGAATCAATGAGGCAAGCAATCAAGGGAGTTCTGTGGGAGACATCAAAGTCGGTTTTGCAACCACCTTGTTGCGCGAGCGCGGCTGGCGTCCTGATTTGATCGGGCGTGTGACATGGGACACGGATACCGGCGATCAGGTAGATGGGATCGTCCCCATGGGGATCGGCTACAACGAGTTGCGTTTTGGATTGACCGCGCTCAAACGGCAGGATCCGCTGGCTTTCACCGCATCCCTGTCCTACACGACTACCTTTGAAAAAGACAATATCAAGCCAGGTGATGAGTTGGGGTTGTTGCTCGGGGTCTCGCTGGCGGCCAGCCCGGAGACATCATTGAGTCTCGCACTGGTGCAAAGCTTTAAAAAAGAGCTGGAAATCAATGGAGATCGCATTGCGGGTAGCGACCAGGTCAGCAGCGTACTGGCGCTGGGTGCTTCCTCGATCCTTGGGCGTCGCACTCTGTTCTCCGTCAGCCTGGGGGTCGGCTTGACCGAGGATGCACCAGACTATTCATTGAATCTGTCGTTGCCAATGCGATTTTGA